One window from the genome of Candidatus Synechococcus calcipolaris G9 encodes:
- a CDS encoding RelA/SpoT family protein, with the protein MNAFAPKIPTDITLPDWLQSCLLEPNEDEGDNLVCHAFNFAYNLHEGQLRASGEPYIAHPVAVASLLRDLGGGPALIAAGFLHDVIEDTAMTGEDLEAEFGPEVRQLVEGVTKLSKYDFSSKTERQAESFRRMFLAMTRDIRVIVVKLADRLHNMRTLEYLSDERRRRIAQETRDVFAPLANRLGIWRVKWELEDLTFKYLEPDAYRQMQEYVAEKRVDREAQVNEAIALLQKHMDDKKFANVEITGRPKHLYSIYQKMVRQQKEFHEIYDVAGIRVLVETKGDCYQALAVAHNCFRAMPGRMKDYISVPKPNQYQSLHTVVNGLSGQPLEVQIRTHEMHAIAEFGIAAHWKYKEAGHSKPQQWTPQDERFTWLRQLLDWQNDLKDAQEYLDSVRDDLFESEVYVFTPKGEVFFFPRGATPLDFAYRIHSEVGEQCVGAKVNGRIVTIDSLLANGDIVEIITNKNSHPSLDWLNFVVTTSARNRIRQWFKRERRDENVQRGRELLEKHLGKSGFNTLLKSSQMQAVAERCNYQTPEDLLAGLGYGEIALNLVVNRIRNYTLAETQDIPKNTAETSSLADEINLLQRHAPPPQTHSNDPILGIEGLLYHLAGCCSPVPGEPIIGIVTLGSRGISIHRQGCSNIENIPGDRLIPVSWNENRGQHRPQTYPVDVQIEVIDRVGVLKDILTRLTDNQINVRNAHVHTDPGRTAMIDLCIDIVDSGQLEQTFTQIKKITDVLNLRRRHQAEVSTP; encoded by the coding sequence ATGAATGCTTTTGCTCCCAAAATTCCCACTGATATTACTCTGCCGGATTGGTTGCAAAGCTGCTTGTTGGAACCCAATGAAGATGAAGGCGATAATCTTGTCTGTCACGCCTTTAATTTTGCCTACAACCTCCACGAGGGTCAGCTTCGTGCCTCTGGGGAACCCTATATTGCCCATCCCGTCGCCGTTGCCAGTTTACTTCGGGATTTGGGGGGTGGCCCGGCCCTGATTGCCGCAGGCTTCCTTCACGATGTCATTGAAGACACGGCCATGACTGGCGAAGACCTAGAGGCAGAATTTGGCCCCGAGGTACGCCAACTGGTGGAGGGGGTAACCAAACTTTCCAAGTACGACTTTTCCAGCAAAACCGAGCGTCAGGCCGAGAGTTTCCGGCGGATGTTTTTGGCCATGACCCGTGATATTCGGGTGATTGTGGTGAAGCTCGCCGATCGCCTCCACAATATGCGGACGCTGGAATACCTTTCCGATGAACGCCGCCGTCGCATTGCCCAAGAAACCCGGGATGTCTTTGCCCCCCTGGCCAACCGTTTGGGGATTTGGCGGGTGAAATGGGAATTGGAAGACTTAACCTTTAAGTACCTAGAACCCGATGCCTATCGGCAAATGCAGGAATACGTGGCCGAAAAACGGGTGGATCGGGAAGCCCAGGTCAACGAAGCGATCGCCCTGCTTCAGAAACACATGGATGACAAAAAATTTGCCAATGTTGAAATTACCGGGCGGCCCAAACATCTCTACAGCATCTATCAAAAAATGGTGCGGCAACAAAAGGAATTTCACGAAATCTACGATGTTGCTGGCATTCGTGTTCTCGTCGAAACCAAGGGGGATTGCTATCAAGCCTTGGCCGTTGCCCATAACTGTTTCCGGGCCATGCCGGGGCGAATGAAGGACTACATTAGTGTCCCTAAGCCCAACCAATATCAATCCCTGCATACCGTCGTCAATGGTTTGTCAGGTCAGCCCCTAGAGGTGCAGATCCGCACCCATGAAATGCACGCCATTGCCGAATTTGGGATTGCCGCCCACTGGAAATACAAGGAAGCGGGGCATTCCAAGCCCCAACAATGGACTCCCCAGGATGAACGATTTACCTGGCTACGGCAACTCCTCGATTGGCAAAATGATCTTAAAGATGCCCAGGAATATCTCGATAGTGTGCGGGATGATTTATTTGAAAGTGAAGTCTATGTCTTTACTCCCAAAGGAGAAGTCTTCTTTTTCCCGCGGGGAGCAACTCCCCTTGACTTTGCCTACCGCATCCATTCCGAGGTAGGGGAGCAGTGCGTTGGCGCAAAGGTGAATGGGCGTATTGTCACCATTGATTCCCTTTTGGCCAATGGCGATATTGTGGAAATTATTACGAACAAAAACTCCCACCCCAGCTTAGATTGGTTAAACTTTGTCGTTACCACCAGTGCCCGTAATCGTATTCGTCAATGGTTTAAGCGAGAGCGACGGGATGAAAACGTACAACGGGGTCGGGAACTCCTGGAAAAGCATCTGGGGAAATCCGGGTTTAATACCCTGCTCAAGTCATCCCAAATGCAGGCGGTGGCAGAGCGATGTAATTACCAAACCCCCGAAGACTTGCTGGCGGGGTTGGGCTACGGTGAAATCGCCCTCAATCTGGTTGTCAATCGGATCCGCAACTATACCCTGGCCGAAACCCAGGACATCCCAAAAAATACGGCGGAAACGAGTAGTTTAGCCGATGAAATCAATCTGCTCCAACGCCATGCACCGCCCCCCCAAACCCATAGTAACGATCCGATTTTAGGTATTGAAGGATTGTTATATCACCTGGCGGGGTGTTGCTCCCCAGTCCCCGGAGAACCAATTATTGGCATTGTCACCCTGGGTAGCCGTGGCATTTCAATTCATCGCCAAGGTTGTAGTAATATCGAAAATATTCCCGGCGATCGCCTGATTCCCGTTAGCTGGAATGAAAATCGAGGGCAGCATCGTCCCCAAACCTATCCCGTAGATGTGCAAATTGAGGTCATTGATCGGGTAGGTGTACTCAAGGATATTTTAACCCGTTTAACAGATAATCAAATAAATGTTCGTAATGCCCATGTCCATACCGATCCTGGCCGTACAGCCATGATTGATCTCTGTATTGATATTGTCGATTCCGGGCAACTGGAGCAGACTTTTACCCAGATAAAAAAAATTACTGATGTCCTTAATTTACGTCGCCGTCACCAAGCGGAAGTCTCTACCCCCTAA
- the argB gene encoding acetylglutamate kinase — protein MLTDRDRVQVLSEALPYLQAFAGRTVVVKYGGAAMKDSALKDTVIRDIVFLSYVGMRPVVIHGGGPEINSWLTKLNIEPQFKNGLRVTDAPTMDVVEMVLVGRVNKELVALINRAGGQAVGLCGKDGNLIRARAQAEGDIGFVGEVQGVDISVIATLVKSGYIPVISSVAADETGQAYNINADTVAGEIAAALNAEKLILLTDTPGILKDFQDPESLIYKLDINQARQLIESGVVSGGMIPKVNCCVRSLAQGVRAAHIIDGRLPHALLLEIFTDSGIGSMLVGSSYDINPSTP, from the coding sequence ATGCTCACCGATCGCGATCGCGTCCAAGTTCTCAGTGAAGCCCTGCCCTACCTTCAAGCCTTTGCCGGCCGTACCGTCGTTGTCAAATACGGTGGAGCCGCCATGAAAGATAGTGCCCTCAAAGATACGGTGATTCGGGATATTGTCTTTCTCTCCTACGTGGGGATGCGTCCCGTGGTGATCCATGGGGGTGGCCCGGAAATCAACTCCTGGTTAACCAAACTCAATATCGAACCCCAATTCAAAAATGGCCTGCGGGTAACGGACGCGCCCACTATGGATGTGGTGGAAATGGTGCTAGTGGGGCGGGTGAATAAAGAACTGGTTGCCCTGATTAATCGGGCCGGTGGCCAAGCCGTTGGTCTCTGCGGCAAAGATGGCAACCTGATTCGGGCCCGGGCCCAAGCCGAAGGGGATATTGGTTTTGTCGGTGAAGTTCAAGGGGTAGATATTAGCGTGATCGCCACCCTCGTCAAAAGTGGCTATATTCCCGTGATCTCCAGTGTGGCCGCCGATGAAACCGGTCAAGCCTACAACATCAATGCCGATACGGTGGCGGGAGAAATTGCCGCTGCCCTGAATGCCGAAAAGCTGATTCTACTCACCGACACCCCAGGTATTTTGAAGGATTTTCAGGATCCCGAATCCCTGATCTACAAACTGGATATTAACCAAGCCCGGCAATTAATCGAATCTGGAGTTGTCTCCGGTGGCATGATTCCCAAGGTGAATTGTTGCGTACGATCCCTGGCCCAGGGAGTACGGGCAGCCCATATTATTGATGGCCGCTTACCCCATGCCCTCCTCCTAGAAATTTTCACCGACTCCGGCATTGGCTCGATGCTCGTGGGATCCAGTTATGACATTAACCCCTCAACCCCGTAG
- the trxA gene encoding thioredoxin translates to MAVKREFSSFEDLISQAKTPVLVDFYAEWCGPCRMMGKILDQVKSILKSRLEVVKIDSERYPAIASQYHVQALPTLLLFHHGTVVEHWEGVQPPEVIIERVRHLV, encoded by the coding sequence ATGGCCGTCAAACGTGAATTTTCCAGTTTTGAAGACTTGATTTCCCAGGCTAAAACCCCCGTTTTAGTAGACTTTTACGCCGAATGGTGTGGGCCCTGTCGGATGATGGGTAAGATTCTAGATCAGGTAAAATCCATTCTTAAATCCCGTCTAGAAGTTGTCAAAATTGATTCGGAACGCTACCCGGCGATCGCCAGCCAGTACCATGTCCAGGCCTTACCCACATTGTTGTTATTTCATCACGGAACAGTGGTGGAACACTGGGAAGGCGTTCAGCCCCCGGAAGTGATTATTGAACGGGTACGTCATCTCGTTTAG
- the trpD gene encoding anthranilate phosphoribosyltransferase, with protein MAWSTLLQQLLDRQSLSQAQSAHLMEGWLSSELPEALSGAILAALQSKGLTVDELTGMATVLLEQSPGQGVDLGVSVIDTCGTGGDGAGTFNISTAVAFVVAAAGVKVAKHGNRSASSQVGSADVLEALGVNLTADRDRQCSALTDVGITFLFAPGWHPAMKAVAALRKTLGIRTVFNLLGPLVNPLRPTGQVIGVYSDRYLEALAGALQRLGLRRGIVLHSREGVDEATLGDATDLAMIQPDTGAIVRKVLNPRELGLTPAPLGALTGGNCQENRDILTAVLQGRGTYAQQSTVALNAALGFYVGERVADWPQGLQLAQDILQSGAAWDKLQQLVVYSQG; from the coding sequence ATGGCTTGGTCTACTCTGCTCCAACAATTACTCGATCGCCAGTCCTTAAGCCAGGCCCAGTCAGCCCATCTCATGGAAGGATGGCTCAGTTCTGAATTGCCGGAGGCCCTGTCGGGAGCTATTTTAGCGGCACTCCAGTCTAAGGGATTGACCGTAGATGAACTAACGGGGATGGCAACGGTGTTGTTAGAGCAGTCCCCTGGCCAGGGGGTGGATTTAGGGGTTTCTGTCATTGATACCTGCGGTACGGGTGGGGACGGGGCAGGAACGTTTAATATCTCGACCGCTGTAGCCTTTGTCGTTGCCGCAGCAGGGGTCAAGGTTGCCAAGCATGGGAATCGCTCTGCCTCTAGCCAGGTGGGTTCGGCGGATGTCCTAGAAGCCTTAGGGGTCAATTTAACCGCCGATCGCGATCGCCAATGTTCCGCCCTCACTGATGTCGGCATTACCTTTTTGTTTGCCCCAGGTTGGCATCCGGCCATGAAAGCGGTGGCGGCCCTGCGGAAAACCCTGGGCATTCGCACGGTGTTTAATTTGTTGGGGCCCCTCGTGAATCCTTTGCGGCCCACGGGTCAAGTGATTGGGGTCTATAGCGATCGCTATCTTGAGGCTTTAGCCGGGGCATTACAACGGCTGGGTTTACGGCGGGGGATTGTTCTCCATAGCCGGGAAGGGGTGGATGAAGCCACCTTGGGAGATGCCACGGATTTGGCCATGATTCAACCCGACACGGGGGCGATCGTCCGTAAAGTATTAAATCCAAGGGAACTAGGTCTGACACCCGCACCCCTTGGGGCCCTAACGGGGGGGAATTGCCAGGAAAATCGAGACATTTTAACGGCGGTTCTCCAAGGGCGGGGTACCTATGCCCAGCAGTCCACCGTCGCCTTGAATGCGGCCCTAGGATTTTATGTGGGAGAACGGGTGGCAGATTGGCCCCAGGGTCTACAACTAGCTCAAGATATTTTACAGAGCGGGGCGGCCTGGGATAAATTACAACAACTGGTTGTCTATAGCCAAGGCTAA
- the rpmI gene encoding 50S ribosomal protein L35 — translation MPKLKTRRAAAKRFRTTGSGKFIRRKANKNHLLEHKGSDRKNRLSHKEVVDDRDEENVSLMLPYL, via the coding sequence ATGCCGAAGCTAAAGACTCGTCGGGCCGCTGCCAAGCGTTTTCGGACAACCGGGAGCGGTAAGTTTATTCGTCGTAAAGCCAATAAAAATCATTTACTGGAACACAAGGGTAGCGATCGCAAAAATCGTCTGTCCCACAAAGAGGTGGTGGATGATCGGGATGAGGAAAACGTCTCCCTGATGTTGCCCTACCTCTAG
- the rplT gene encoding 50S ribosomal protein L20 encodes MARVKRGNVARKRRKKILKLAKGYRAGHSKLFRAANQVVMKALCNAYRDRRRRKRDFRRLWIARINAAARQQGLSYSQLIGKLKKADIQLNRKMLAQLAILDNDAFVAVIKLAQAA; translated from the coding sequence ATGGCCAGGGTAAAACGGGGTAATGTTGCCCGCAAACGGCGTAAAAAAATTCTCAAACTTGCTAAGGGATACCGAGCAGGGCACTCCAAACTATTCCGAGCCGCGAACCAAGTGGTCATGAAGGCTCTCTGCAATGCCTACCGCGATCGCCGTCGTCGCAAGCGGGATTTTCGTCGCCTCTGGATTGCCCGGATTAATGCAGCCGCCCGCCAGCAGGGATTGAGCTATAGCCAACTGATCGGCAAGCTGAAGAAAGCTGATATTCAACTGAACCGGAAAATGTTAGCCCAGCTAGCTATTCTAGACAACGATGCCTTTGTGGCCGTGATTAAACTTGCCCAAGCTGCCTAG
- a CDS encoding LysR family transcriptional regulator: MSDLPFSLDQLRILKAIALEGSFKRAADSLYVSQPAVSLQVQNLERQLDVPLFDRGGRRAQLTEAGQLLLTYGDQILSLCQEACRAIEDLQKLQGGTLIIGASQTTGTYLMPRMIGLFRSKYPEVAVQLHVHSTRRTCWSLVNGQIDLAIIGGEVPSELVDQITITPYAEDELALVLPTSHAFAERETLSKDDLYKLNFITLDAQSTIRKVIDQVLQRANIDPRRLKVEMELNSIEAIKNAVQAGLGSAFVSISAIEKELQLGSMRRVKIDNVVVKRTLSLITNPNRYRSRAADVFSREVLTQFATYTLGKEFQPLKTILTDAEKPLKELLSITPTEPTPTGQGSSNKG; the protein is encoded by the coding sequence ATGTCAGACCTTCCTTTTTCCCTGGATCAACTCCGTATCCTTAAGGCGATCGCCCTTGAAGGTAGCTTTAAGCGGGCCGCAGATAGTCTCTATGTCTCCCAGCCGGCCGTCAGTCTTCAGGTCCAAAACCTAGAGCGTCAATTAGATGTCCCTCTCTTTGACCGTGGGGGACGACGGGCCCAGCTAACGGAAGCGGGGCAACTCCTATTAACCTACGGTGATCAGATCCTCTCCCTGTGTCAGGAGGCCTGTCGAGCCATTGAGGATCTCCAAAAACTGCAAGGGGGAACACTGATCATTGGTGCCAGTCAAACGACGGGAACCTACCTCATGCCGCGAATGATTGGTTTATTTCGCAGTAAATATCCGGAAGTAGCTGTCCAACTCCATGTCCATTCCACCCGCCGCACCTGCTGGAGTTTAGTCAATGGCCAAATTGACCTGGCAATTATTGGTGGGGAAGTCCCCTCGGAACTGGTGGATCAAATTACGATTACCCCCTACGCCGAAGATGAACTGGCCTTGGTTTTGCCCACCTCCCATGCCTTTGCGGAACGTGAAACCCTCTCAAAAGATGATTTATACAAGCTAAACTTTATTACCCTAGATGCCCAATCCACAATCCGGAAGGTGATTGATCAGGTTCTCCAACGGGCCAATATTGATCCCCGTCGCCTCAAAGTTGAAATGGAACTCAACTCCATTGAAGCCATTAAAAATGCGGTACAGGCAGGTCTCGGTTCAGCCTTTGTCTCTATTTCTGCCATTGAAAAGGAACTGCAATTGGGGAGTATGCGCCGGGTCAAAATTGACAATGTGGTCGTCAAGCGCACCCTTTCCCTGATCACTAACCCCAATCGGTACCGATCCCGTGCTGCCGATGTTTTCTCCCGGGAAGTGCTCACCCAGTTTGCCACCTATACCCTCGGTAAAGAGTTCCAACCCCTCAAGACGATCCTCACCGATGCGGAGAAACCTCTCAAGGAGTTGTTGTCCATAACACCTACGGAACCTACCCCCACGGGCCAGGGCAGCAGTAATAAGGGATAG
- a CDS encoding mercuric reductase: MSSPSPVVAPLDAFNQALLEQVHPPNWLNPTPRNPYDLVVIGAGTAGLVTALGTAGLKLGLKIALIEKQLLGGDCLNWGCVPSKCLIEAARRVALVRNAQEFGIEVDLKSIDFAAIMARMRRVRSQISHHDSVHRCQELGIDVFFGVAQFTNSTTLEVDGTALKFRRAVIATGAKPTVPAIPGLGEVGYLTNETIFSLTTLPPRLGIIGGGPIGCELGQAFQQFGSQVTIFQRGAHLLSREDPDVAAILQHRLQNEGVNLALGAQLESVALTPTGKSIHYRQGDQVHSLEVDQILVAVGRSPNVGSLNLAAAGIELTEQGHLEVNDYLQTRQAHIYAAGDVCLDHKFTHSADAAARIVIKNALFSPFGLGRSQLSRLIIPQVTYTQPELARVGLTLEKAQTQGLRPAVIEIPFSEVDRAIAAGEAEGMIRVIYDPRGDRILGAVIVGYQAGEMISQVTQTMVHQKGLKSLTQVIYPYPTRTEVIKKVADTYYQNSLLNSVSQYLLNVALKLTTLNLLIKT, translated from the coding sequence GTGTCATCTCCTTCGCCCGTTGTTGCCCCCCTAGATGCCTTTAATCAGGCCCTTTTGGAGCAGGTTCATCCCCCGAATTGGCTGAATCCCACCCCTAGGAATCCCTATGACTTGGTGGTGATTGGTGCGGGAACGGCGGGGTTAGTGACGGCCCTGGGGACAGCAGGATTAAAACTGGGCTTAAAAATTGCCCTAATTGAAAAACAGTTATTGGGGGGAGATTGTCTCAATTGGGGCTGTGTTCCCTCCAAGTGCCTGATTGAGGCTGCTCGCCGCGTCGCGTTGGTTAGGAACGCCCAAGAGTTTGGTATTGAGGTAGACCTTAAATCAATTGATTTTGCCGCCATTATGGCCCGGATGCGGCGGGTGCGATCGCAGATCAGTCACCATGATTCCGTCCATCGCTGTCAAGAATTGGGTATCGATGTCTTTTTTGGAGTCGCCCAATTTACGAATTCAACTACCCTTGAGGTGGACGGCACGGCCCTAAAATTTCGACGGGCAGTGATTGCCACGGGAGCAAAACCAACTGTCCCAGCTATCCCAGGCTTAGGGGAAGTGGGCTACCTCACCAATGAAACGATTTTTTCCCTTACCACGTTGCCTCCCCGCTTAGGGATTATCGGTGGTGGCCCCATTGGCTGTGAGTTAGGCCAGGCATTTCAGCAATTTGGCTCCCAGGTCACGATTTTCCAGCGGGGGGCCCATTTATTGAGTCGGGAAGACCCCGATGTGGCCGCCATTCTCCAACATCGTCTCCAGAATGAGGGGGTAAACCTTGCGTTAGGCGCACAGCTAGAATCGGTGGCACTCACTCCAACGGGGAAGTCCATTCATTATCGTCAGGGGGATCAGGTTCATTCCCTGGAGGTGGATCAAATTTTAGTGGCGGTGGGGCGATCGCCCAATGTGGGGAGCTTAAATCTCGCTGCGGCCGGGATTGAGCTAACGGAGCAAGGACACCTAGAGGTGAATGATTATTTGCAAACTCGCCAGGCCCATATTTATGCCGCTGGAGATGTCTGTCTAGATCACAAATTTACCCATAGTGCCGATGCCGCCGCCCGCATTGTTATTAAAAATGCCCTGTTCTCTCCCTTTGGCCTAGGGCGCAGTCAGTTGAGCCGTCTGATTATTCCCCAAGTGACCTATACCCAGCCAGAACTTGCCAGGGTTGGCCTCACCCTGGAGAAAGCCCAAACCCAGGGACTACGGCCGGCGGTAATTGAAATTCCCTTTTCAGAGGTCGATCGGGCGATCGCTGCCGGGGAGGCGGAGGGCATGATTCGGGTGATTTATGATCCTAGGGGCGATCGCATTCTTGGGGCAGTCATTGTCGGATACCAAGCAGGAGAAATGATTAGTCAAGTCACCCAGACCATGGTTCATCAAAAGGGTCTAAAATCCCTTACCCAGGTCATTTACCCCTACCCTACCCGAACCGAGGTGATCAAGAAAGTAGCAGATACCTACTACCAAAACAGCTTGCTGAATTCCGTCAGTCAATACCTGTTAAACGTCGCCCTTAAGTTAACAACTCTAAATCTTTTAATTAAAACTTAA
- the arsM gene encoding arsenosugar biosynthesis arsenite methyltransferase ArsM, producing the protein MSYLKTAADFYATVAQEPEVGLCCVQDESLQLPDLIIPPVMNAMNYGCGTTVQASELEDAPTVLYVGVGGGLEALQFAYFCRRSGAVIAVDPVAEMRQAALRNLEEAATMNSWFQPEFVQVREGDAFALPMDDESVDVVAQNCLFNIFQPDDLHRALKEAYRVLKPQGRLLMSDPIATSPIPDHLRQDERLRAMCLSGALTYEEYLEQIQAVGFGRIEIRSRRPYRTLDRQTYHLDADLLLESLDSIALKVPCPATGVLIIPLESTQESPAAGKGCC; encoded by the coding sequence ATGAGCTATCTGAAAACCGCCGCCGACTTCTATGCCACCGTTGCCCAGGAACCGGAGGTGGGCCTATGCTGTGTCCAAGACGAATCCCTCCAGCTACCGGATTTAATTATTCCCCCGGTCATGAATGCCATGAACTACGGCTGTGGCACAACGGTACAGGCATCGGAACTGGAGGATGCACCCACGGTCTTGTATGTGGGGGTAGGAGGTGGTCTAGAAGCCCTCCAATTTGCCTACTTCTGCCGGCGATCGGGGGCCGTGATTGCGGTGGATCCGGTGGCAGAGATGCGCCAAGCCGCCCTTCGCAATTTAGAGGAAGCCGCAACCATGAATTCCTGGTTTCAGCCTGAATTTGTCCAGGTACGGGAAGGGGATGCCTTTGCCCTGCCCATGGATGATGAATCCGTCGATGTGGTGGCCCAGAACTGTCTGTTTAATATTTTTCAGCCAGATGATCTACACCGCGCCCTCAAGGAAGCCTATCGGGTATTGAAACCCCAGGGCCGGCTGCTCATGAGTGACCCCATTGCCACGTCTCCCATTCCAGACCATCTACGCCAGGATGAACGCCTGCGGGCCATGTGCCTCTCTGGGGCATTAACCTACGAAGAGTATTTAGAACAGATCCAGGCAGTGGGGTTTGGTCGCATTGAAATTCGCAGCCGACGACCCTACCGCACCCTCGATCGCCAGACCTATCACCTGGATGCGGATCTGCTATTGGAGAGCTTGGATTCCATTGCCCTTAAAGTACCTTGCCCGGCAACGGGGGTCTTGATTATTCCCCTGGAATCAACCCAGGAATCTCCTGCCGCCGGAAAAGGGTGCTGCTAG